The Mauremys reevesii isolate NIE-2019 linkage group 1, ASM1616193v1, whole genome shotgun sequence genome has a segment encoding these proteins:
- the RERGL gene encoding ras-related and estrogen-regulated growth inhibitor-like protein, translating into MNELKLAVLGSRGAGKSALTVRFLTRRFIGEYASNSECIYTKHLCLDGRQMNLEIYDPCSQPRQGKLSLTDELHWADGFVIVYDISDRASFAFAKALLYRIRDSHLAACKRVVESAVFLVGNKQDLCHMREVGWDEGQKLAMDNKCQFCELSAAEHCQEVMTMFTKVLRTIITNFKVKEKRRPSGSKSMAKLINNMFGKRRKSV; encoded by the exons ATGAATGAGCTGAAGCTCGCTGTGCTGGGCAGTAGAGGAGCCGGCAAGTCTG CCCTAACAGTGAGATTCCTAACCAGGCGTTTCATTGGAGAATATGCTTCTAATTCTG AGTGCATCTACACTAAACATTTGTGTCTGGATGGGAGGCAAATGAACTTGGAAATTTATGACCCTTGTTCACAG CCACGACAGGGGAAGCTGTCCCTCACTGATGAACTCCACTGGGCTGACGGATTTGTCATTGTGTATGACATCAGCGATAGAGCTTCCTTTGCCTTTGCAAAGGCATTGCTATACAGGATACGAGATTCCCACCTGGCAGCTTGCAAAAG agtggtagagTCAGCTGTATTCTTAGTTGGTAACAAGCAGGATCTATGCCATATGAGAGAAGTAGGCTGGGATGAAGGACAAAAGCTGGCAATGGAtaacaaatgccagttctgcgaACTGTCTGCAGCCGAACATTGTCAGGAAGTGATGACCATGTTCACAAAAGTCCTAAGAACCATCATCACAAACTTCAAAGTGAAGGAAAAGAGACGACCCAGTGGTTCAAAGTCAATGGCCAAACTAATCAACAACATGTTTGGGAAGAGGAGGAAGTCTGTGTAG